A window of Treponema pectinovorum genomic DNA:
TTATTGGCTTGGTCGCTGCTATTTTGAGCTAAAAAATTATGATGCGGCAAGCACTTGTTTTTACGATGCAGAAAAAATTTTAAAAGATTTTGATTCTCGTGATGAAAAAAAACTTTTTGTAAATTGCGTATATTTTTCTGGAAAAACAGAATTCCAAAGAAAAAATTATTCGGCGGCGACATGCTGTTTTGAGTTTGCAATAAGAAATGCAAATCATCTTTCCTCTTTTGAATATGAAGATTCTGCTGTTCTCTTAGTTGAAAGTCTTTTTTTAGACGAAAATTTTAAAAAGGCAGAAATCTATGCAACCGAGTTTGTAAAAGAAAATTTCCAGAGCCAAAATCATTTTCGATTGATTTTAACGCTTGCAAATTCTTTGGAAAAACAGAAAAAAAATGATTTGGCTTACGAATATTACAGTCAGCTTTTTAACGAAGATTCCTCCTCGTCTGGCAAAAGCCAGTTTTGGACTCAACTTGCAATAGAAGCTTTTGAAGACAAAGATTTTTCAAAATCGCTTTCGTATTTTGATTACGCTAACAAAAATGCTTCGATACAGGAAAAACAGATTGCGCTTCTCTATCGTGCGGAAATTTTATTTTTGACTTCCAAAAAAGATGTTGTCTCCAAAGCAAAAGATTCTTTGGAAGAAATCAACAAAAATTGGAAAACGCTACATTTTGAAGAAGAAAAATTTTATTACGAGTATGCAATGCTTTTGCGTGCTAAGTTTGCGGGTTTGTGTGGACTTTGGAATGAATGTCTTGAATATGCAAGTTTAAAAAATGTTCCGCAAAATCTTGAAGATGAGTTTATTTATTGGCAGGCGAACGCATTTTATAACTTGGGTGAATATTCAAAAGCGCTTTCTCTTCTTGAAAAAAAGGAAAATTTTACAGAAGTGCAACTTTTGCTCTTAAAAGCAAATCTGCTTGCAAGAAGTGGAAAGTACACCGAAGCGAATAAAATTTTTTCTGCTTTGGACGAAAAAAATCTTTTGGATTTGAACGGTAATTTAGATTATGCAAAAAGTCTTTTGAGCGCAGGTTATTTGGAATCTTCTTTTGAGCAAAGCCAAAAATCTTACGAAAAACAAAAAAAAGAAAACGCTCTAAACAAAAAACAAGAATCGCAAGCCCAATATTTAAAAGCGATTTCTCTTTTTAACAGAAAGCAATGGACTGGTGCCGAGCAGGAATTTAAAAATTCAATTTCGAAGAATTCTTTAGATTCAAAAACTCAAACTTATGCAAGTTTTTATTTAGGTTACAGCCAATATCAATCTGCAAAATATGACGAAGCCTATTTAAATCTCAAAAAAGTTGCGGACGAAAATCCTAACTCTGCAATTTTCTGGCAGTCAATGATTCTTGCAAGCCGTGCTGCTTTGCAGTCAAAAAAATACGCGGATGCACTTTTGGTTGCAAAAAAAGCGATGGATTTTTCTGTAAATGAAGAACAAAAACAGGAAAGCACTTTTTTAACTGTTGGAATTTTGACCGATATAGAACGATATGATGAAGCGATTTCGATTTTGGAAAAACATTTTTCTGCAAAAACCGATTTTGCCTATCAATGCAAATTCTTGGCGGCCGATATAATGATTCAAAAAAAGTCTTATTCACAGGCACAAGATTTGTATTTATCGCTTTCAAAAGAAAAAAAAGCAGGAAGGATTGCGGAAGATTCAACTTTTAGGCTCGGAGAACTTTTGTATTCTCAAAAAGATTATTTAAAAGCCGCAGAAGTTTTTGAATCGTACATCAAGAATTATGAAAATGGGAATTTTTTTGTAGCTTCGCTTTATTTTGCAGCCTCTTGCCTTGAAAATTTGGGAAATAAACAAAAAGCAATTTTGTATTATGAGCAAGTTGCAAAAATTGGAGAAAATTCAACATACTTATATCCTGCAAAGCAAAAACTGGAAGAACTTTCCAAAAATCGAAAATCAATTTCGCTGCTTGAATCAAAACAAGCGGAATACGAAAAATCAGGCAAAAACACGACCATCCAGGGACGAAAAATCGGCACAGAACTTTGCGAACTTTATAAACAAAATGGCGACAGTTTTGCAAAAATTGAAAAGTTTGCGAGCGAATTGCTCGAAATTCAGTCCAAGTTTGAAGGGGAAAGTGGAGATTCTGCAAAAACTGCAATCATTCTGGCAGAAATTTATCGCAACCAAATAAAAAATGAAAAATCAGCAAATACTTATCTTATGGCAGCTCAATTTGCAAGAAAAGCGGGGCTTTCTTCCTTTGCAGAGCGAAGCCTTTACGGAGCGGTAGAAGCGTTTGATGCGGCAGGCTTAAAAGGCGATGCTAGTTCAACAGCAAAAACTTTGAGCGAGTTATATCCTTCGAGCGATTATGCAAAGCAGGCGAATAAACTTTTAAAAAATTAACTTTGGAGAAAATATGAAAAAATCGATTTTAATTGGAGCAATTTTATTGCAGGCGTTTTTTATATCTGCGCAAAATCAAAGCTCACAAGGCGAAGAAATTGAACTTCCAGATGTTACAACTGTTGTCGCTGGAACGGTTTTGACGGCTGGCAAGGATTCTATCCCAGATTATTCAAAAATAATTCCGAATGAAAATGATTCTGAGTTTGCTCTTCCAAAATTTGAAAGCAAAAAACAAAATGAAGATATTTCTGGAACTTCATCTCAAGACGAAAACGAAAAATCCGTTTACGCGGAAGGCAAAATAGGCGGCGGTTTTCCATTTTATTTTACAGGCGATTTTTCTGTTTATAGAACAACAGGAAATTCTCCGTTTGCAATAAATTTTTTTCACGAAAATGCAGAAGGATTTGTTTCTAAAGATGTTGAAGATGGATTTTTTTACAGAAATACAAAAATCGACTTAAAAAAACAATTTTTCCGCGAAAAAAGCGAATACGATTTTTCTGCCTTTTACAAAAATGACGACCGAGGATTTCAATTAAAATCAACTTCGTTTACGGATTATCTTAAAAATAATTTTGGTGGCGAGGCGTTTGCATCTTGGAAATTGACAAACGACTGGAACCTTTCTGCAAAATTAAATTCTTCTTATTACAGCCGCTACGGAACAACATATCCAGGTGCGGTATCTTTGAACGACGATTTTCAAAAGAGTGCAAAGATATTCAGCATTTCGCCAGAAATCGATTTTGGTTTAAAAAAATCAAATTTCGCTCTCAATTTTTCTGCAAAATATCAAAGCCAGTTAAACATGAAAGATTCTGGAACTTTGCAAAAAGCCGCTTACGCTACAAGTGCAGAATCTACTCATCGTGCAAATTTGGGAATAGATTTTGCATGGACGGATGAAAATGTAAAACTTTTTGGTGCGGTATCGGCTGTTGTTGGAACTTCAATAGGCAATCATAATTTTTTAATTCCTTTTATTTTGGGAACTCAATTCAACTTAAAAACGCCGCTTTCTTCGAGAAGTGCGATATTTAAAATTCAAGGTGGAATCGATTCGTTTTTGACTTTGGCTTCAATTTTGGAAGAAAAAAATCCGTATTCTGTTTTGCCTTCTCTTCCGAGTGAACAAAGCGACTGGTATGCAAACTTTTATGCGAGTTTGCCTGTAAAGGATTTTTTTGATTTTGACTTGAATGCCGAATTCAGAAAAACTGCTTTTGACAATGGATTTTGGCAAGCAAATTATTCTGATTCAACAACGCTTCTGGCCTCTGGGTTTTATAGATTGCAGCAGACAAACCGCACAGATTTTAATAGCGAAGCGATTTTTAAATTTAGTTTAGAGCAACTGCGCTTTTCTGTGGGCTGGAAATCTTATTGGCTCGATGTGCCATATATCGAAGAAGGGCAGGCTTTAAAAGGTGAATTTTTTTATGGAGCAAAAGATTCTGCTTGGGAATTTGGGGCGAGTTTAAAACAATTTTTTGCAAGCGAAAGCGATAAAACTCCTGTTTTAGATATGAACGCTTCGCTTAAAGCGTCGCCATCCATTCGGCTTGCCCTCGAAGCAACCGATATTATAAAATTGATTCTAAACAGGAGCAGAGCTTTTGCGTCAAGCGAATATGTTCTCGATTCATCGCACATAAAAATGCTGGTGAAGTTTCAATTTTAGAAATTTGATAAAAACACTTACAAAAAATGAATATCATTTTGTAGATTTATAAGAATAGAGGAAAATTATGTTAAATTTATTAAAATCTGGCGGAATTTTGATGATTCCGATTGTTCTATGCGGAATTGCAGCGACTTATATAATAATTGAGCGCTGTGTTTATTTTTCGATGCTCAAAAAAAACGATTCTATCTTAAAGAATAATCTAAAAGATGCACTGATTAAAAAAGATTATTCTGCGGCAGACGCATTTTGCACCGCTTGTGGAACTCCGCTCGCTCAAGTTGTAAAAAAAGCAATTTCTATGAGGAATTTGGAAGAATCGTATTTAAAAGAAATAATAGAAACAGAAGTTGAAGCGGTCATTCCGCAATATGAGCATTCGCTTACGCTCTTGGGAACTATTGCAAATATTTCTACTTTGCTCGGACTTTTTGGAACTGTAACCGGCAACATAAAAGCGTTTGGAGTTTTGGGCGCTGGTGCTGCAATGGGAAATCCTGCTGTTCTTGCAGGGGCGATTGCAGAAGCGCTGGTAACTACAGCGGCAGGACTTTTTGTGGCGATTCCGTCGATGATTTTTTCAAACTATTTTACGCGAAGGGTGAATAAAGAGATAACTTTGCTCCAATCTTATTCTACAGAAATTTTATTAAGGCTTACAGGACATTTAAACTGATGAAAATTATACGAAAGCGGGGAATGAATGCAGTTTCTGATTTAACTGCGATGATAGATATTGTTTTTCAGCTGATACTTTTTTTTCTTGTTTCTACGACTTTTGCGGTCTTGCCAGGCATAAATGTAAATCTTCCACAAAGTTCTACAGCACAGGCAGAAAGCATTGGCGGAATTACGATTACGGCAGGCGAAAACGGAGAACTTTTTTTTAATGAAGAAAAGGTTTCGATGCAAACTTTGGACGATAAATTAAAAAAGTTTGATACAGAAGGAAAAAATCGCGAAGAGTATCCGATAACTCTGGAAGCCGACGAAAAAGTTACAAATGGAACTATCGTAAAAATTTTTGATGTTTTGCGAAAAAATGGTTTTGTCGCCGTAAATTTGAGGACAACCGAATAATGACAAAAATTGAACGCCGTCCCAATAAGATTGCATTTTTGGGAACTTTTGCAGTCTGGATTTTTCTTTTTGTCTTATTTTCTTTTGCGTCGCTTTTGCCACAGAAAAAAGTTTATAAGTCTGTAAAAATTTCTTTAAGTGAATCTACAACGCCTTTGCGTGCAGAAAAAAAAGAAGCTGCTCCTCCAGCACAAGAGCTAAAGCCTGATAAAGAAACTGCAACGCAGGAATCTGCACAAAAAATTGAGGAAAAGTCTGTTCAAAAAGCACAGCAAAAGCCTGCTGTAAAAAAGCAGGAAACTGCAACTGCTCCAGTGGGAAAAAAGACCGAGAATGTTCCAGAAAAAAAAGCCGTTCAAACACTGCAAAAAAGCGTTGAAGAACTTATGGCAGAACAGAGAAAATCTCGCCTAGTGCAAAAAAAAGAATTTGACTGGAGCAAATTTGAAAACTCTTCTTCTGAAACTTCAAATTCTTCTCCGTCGACGGCTAGTTCAAACTTACAGACAACGCCTGTAAATAAGATAAACGAATTTGAAGGAACTTCTGCACAGGCTGCTGCATCGGAAAATTCTTCTTCAAAAAGTTCAAATTCTTCTTCGCAAGCAAACAAAAATGTTTCATCTTCCACTTCTGCTGCATTAAAAAATATCGCTTCTTCCAGTTATAGTTCTACGGCAGGAAACGGTGTTACTTCGACTTCTAACATAAAAACGGCGAGTTCCCCAGACGGAAAAATTGCTTTGGTTATGAGCGATGGAACGAGCAGAACTTTGCTTGAACCGGAAAAACCTGTGATAAATTTGTCGCCAGCGGCAAGTGCAACTATTTCTGCAACGGTGGAATTGAATATAAGTTTTACCGTAAATCCAGATGGAAGAGTTTTAGTGAATTCTATAAAAATTCCTTCTGCACTGACTTCTGCTTTGGTTAGACGCGAAATAGAAGAGCAGATAAGCCGATGGAGATTTACTGCGGATTCTGATTCTGCAACTGCATTTTTTACACACAGAATTGTAAAACGATAAATGCGGAAAGGGGTGGAGTGGTGAGCGAAGCGAAAACAAACGCTTTTGCGTTTGGTCGTAGGCTTTAAGCCGGAGCCACGCAACACCTGGTTTTTGCGAACGCAAAAATCCGCCCTATAAAATTTCCTAAGCGAACAAAGTTAAAAAACATTATTGTTCATAATAAAAGTTTTCTTTATAATTTTAAGAATGTTGGACGGCATAAGTGTAATTGCGTTTGATATAGATGGAACTTTGTACTCGTCTTTTGGATTTTATGTAAAAATAATTCCGTATTTTCTGAAAAATTTAAAATTCTACATAAAGTATAACAAGGTTCGAAAAATCCTGCACAAAACCGCTCCTCTTCCTGATTTTTATGAATTTCAGGCACGGCTTCTGGCTGAACTTTTAAAATGTCCTGTTGAAGAGGCAAAAGAGAAAATTCAAAAAATTGTTTATGACGGAATGAAGCCGTATTTTAAAAAGACAAAACCTTTTGCGTATGTTGAAGAAACTTTTTCACGATTGAAAAATGCAGGATTTAAAATTGCAATCCTCTCGGATTTTCCGCCGGAACAAAAAGGCGAAATGTGGGGCTTGATTCCGTATTGCGATGCAATTTTGGGGTCAGAAGCTTGTGGCGCTTTAAAACCTTCGATTTATCCGTTTGGAATTCTTGCCCATACGCTTGGCGTAAAAACTGGGAATATTTTGTATGTTGGGAATTCTATAAAGTACGATGTAAAAGGGGCAAAAAATGCGGGATTAAAAACCGCTTACATAATGCCGTTTTGGAGAAAGTTGCTGAATCTCCCATACAAACTTGCTGACATCAATTTTTCAAACTATCGTCAACTGGCAGATATTGTGTTAAAATGTCCTCAATAACAACAGATTTACATACAATATAAAGTTCATTTTTGGGTGGGTAAAAAATTGGCTGTTCTCTCTATTCTTATATCGACGATTGCTGCTGTTGCTGTGGTCATGTTTTTTCGTTTAACCGACAAAGAAAATAATTCGATGAACAAGGTTAAGCACTATACGGATTCCAGAATAAATCAAATTGATGAATATTTTAGTTCTAGGTCTTCTAATCTGGATGCGCTTTCTGCGGATTTGGAAACTCATCAGACTTCCGCAGTAGCCGCCGTAAACAGGCTTGAAAAGCAGATTGAAGAATTTAAGTTGATGAGCCGCGGCTTTGAAGAACAGTTTGCAAAGGTCGATAATATTACAAAGAAAATTGATGAATACGGTAAAGCGCTCGGCGAACTTATGGAGATGACAGACCGAGTTGAAGAAAACCTTGTTGCAGTAAAAAAAGAAAGTGCTGTTGTAGACCGGCTCAATTCAAAATTAAACGAAGAAACAAAAGCGGTTGATGCTTTGGAAAAGAAAATTCCACTTATAATTCAAGAATTTAAAAATAAGAACAACGACAGTTTAAAAATCATAGGCACAGAATTGTTGAATCAATTTAACTCTCGTGCCGCACAGGTTGAATCTTCTGTAAAAAATTCTGCTGCTCATTCCGATGAAATTCTTTTAAAGGTTGAGCAGGGAATAAAAACTGCCTACGAAGAGGCGACCAAAAAAGCAAAAAATCTTGAGGATGAAGCATTCAAACGACTTGCAGAAGAAGCAAAAAATCGCACCGATTCGTATATAAAAAAATTGATGGAGCGAACGGCTCAACTTTCAAAAGAACAGGAAAGCAAATTGATGGAAATGCAAAAAAATCAGGAAATTTTCAACAATGCATTTTCGACTTCGATGGCAGAAA
This region includes:
- a CDS encoding tetratricopeptide repeat protein; translated protein: MKKKLYVFALASFFVGAALFADEASSLFFKMQDSYSSGFYPGVIRFADEILQDERNSIYFSKAKLLKAQSLLKMENANDALKILTSFKIKDENQKELNANRFYWLGRCYFELKNYDAASTCFYDAEKILKDFDSRDEKKLFVNCVYFSGKTEFQRKNYSAATCCFEFAIRNANHLSSFEYEDSAVLLVESLFLDENFKKAEIYATEFVKENFQSQNHFRLILTLANSLEKQKKNDLAYEYYSQLFNEDSSSSGKSQFWTQLAIEAFEDKDFSKSLSYFDYANKNASIQEKQIALLYRAEILFLTSKKDVVSKAKDSLEEINKNWKTLHFEEEKFYYEYAMLLRAKFAGLCGLWNECLEYASLKNVPQNLEDEFIYWQANAFYNLGEYSKALSLLEKKENFTEVQLLLLKANLLARSGKYTEANKIFSALDEKNLLDLNGNLDYAKSLLSAGYLESSFEQSQKSYEKQKKENALNKKQESQAQYLKAISLFNRKQWTGAEQEFKNSISKNSLDSKTQTYASFYLGYSQYQSAKYDEAYLNLKKVADENPNSAIFWQSMILASRAALQSKKYADALLVAKKAMDFSVNEEQKQESTFLTVGILTDIERYDEAISILEKHFSAKTDFAYQCKFLAADIMIQKKSYSQAQDLYLSLSKEKKAGRIAEDSTFRLGELLYSQKDYLKAAEVFESYIKNYENGNFFVASLYFAASCLENLGNKQKAILYYEQVAKIGENSTYLYPAKQKLEELSKNRKSISLLESKQAEYEKSGKNTTIQGRKIGTELCELYKQNGDSFAKIEKFASELLEIQSKFEGESGDSAKTAIILAEIYRNQIKNEKSANTYLMAAQFARKAGLSSFAERSLYGAVEAFDAAGLKGDASSTAKTLSELYPSSDYAKQANKLLKN
- a CDS encoding MotA/TolQ/ExbB proton channel family protein, producing MLNLLKSGGILMIPIVLCGIAATYIIIERCVYFSMLKKNDSILKNNLKDALIKKDYSAADAFCTACGTPLAQVVKKAISMRNLEESYLKEIIETEVEAVIPQYEHSLTLLGTIANISTLLGLFGTVTGNIKAFGVLGAGAAMGNPAVLAGAIAEALVTTAAGLFVAIPSMIFSNYFTRRVNKEITLLQSYSTEILLRLTGHLN
- a CDS encoding ExbD/TolR family protein encodes the protein MKIIRKRGMNAVSDLTAMIDIVFQLILFFLVSTTFAVLPGINVNLPQSSTAQAESIGGITITAGENGELFFNEEKVSMQTLDDKLKKFDTEGKNREEYPITLEADEKVTNGTIVKIFDVLRKNGFVAVNLRTTE
- a CDS encoding HAD family hydrolase, with protein sequence MLDGISVIAFDIDGTLYSSFGFYVKIIPYFLKNLKFYIKYNKVRKILHKTAPLPDFYEFQARLLAELLKCPVEEAKEKIQKIVYDGMKPYFKKTKPFAYVEETFSRLKNAGFKIAILSDFPPEQKGEMWGLIPYCDAILGSEACGALKPSIYPFGILAHTLGVKTGNILYVGNSIKYDVKGAKNAGLKTAYIMPFWRKLLNLPYKLADINFSNYRQLADIVLKCPQ